In Herpetosiphon gulosus, one genomic interval encodes:
- a CDS encoding FAD/NAD(P)-binding oxidoreductase — translation MSLNVVIIGAGPAGLAAAWSASQSNAKITLIDQADQAGGQIWRGGQNYAPKRYQHLFAQQTTLHYYKSTQVLGANEQQLFLATPQGPQQLRYDRLILANGARELFLPFPGWTLPRVVGVGGLQALVKGGLPIAGKRVVVAGSGPLLIAVASQLKQRGAIIKAVVEQAPASQLLRFGRNLVGYPTKMLQAAQIAQALANTPFYVNTWVTAAEGEGAVQSVQLSNGQRIECDYLACSWGLIANTELAQQFGCRLEQHFVQVDRSQHTSRDHVYAVGELTGIGGEDKAVIEGQIAGFVATGNYQAASQLAQQQAQAWQFSQQLTASFALRPELRQLAQAETLVCRCEDVRLAQLQNQPSWRSAKLQTRCGMGICQGRVCGGATQYLFGWSQDSVRFPIHSVSVADLVMESV, via the coding sequence GTGAGCCTTAATGTCGTCATCATAGGGGCTGGCCCAGCCGGATTGGCCGCAGCTTGGAGTGCTAGCCAAAGCAACGCCAAGATCACACTAATCGATCAAGCTGATCAGGCGGGGGGGCAGATTTGGCGCGGTGGCCAGAACTATGCTCCAAAACGTTATCAACATTTGTTTGCTCAGCAGACCACACTGCACTATTACAAATCAACGCAAGTGCTTGGGGCAAACGAGCAACAATTGTTTTTAGCCACACCCCAAGGGCCGCAACAACTACGCTATGATCGGCTGATTTTGGCCAATGGCGCACGTGAATTATTCTTACCGTTTCCAGGTTGGACACTGCCTAGAGTGGTAGGAGTGGGTGGCTTGCAAGCGTTGGTCAAGGGTGGCTTGCCGATTGCTGGCAAACGGGTTGTGGTTGCTGGCAGTGGGCCGTTGTTAATTGCAGTTGCCAGCCAATTAAAGCAACGCGGTGCAATCATCAAAGCCGTAGTTGAACAAGCACCTGCTAGCCAATTGTTACGCTTTGGGCGGAACTTGGTTGGCTATCCAACAAAAATGTTGCAAGCTGCCCAAATTGCCCAAGCTTTAGCCAACACGCCATTTTATGTCAATACATGGGTCACGGCGGCTGAGGGTGAGGGAGCAGTTCAATCGGTTCAATTAAGCAATGGCCAACGGATCGAATGCGATTATTTGGCCTGTAGTTGGGGCTTAATCGCCAACACCGAGCTAGCCCAACAATTTGGTTGTCGCCTTGAGCAACATTTTGTGCAAGTTGATCGCAGTCAACACACCAGCCGCGACCATGTGTATGCAGTTGGCGAACTAACGGGTATTGGCGGCGAAGATAAAGCCGTGATCGAAGGCCAAATTGCTGGTTTTGTGGCAACTGGCAATTATCAGGCGGCCAGCCAATTAGCCCAGCAGCAAGCCCAAGCATGGCAATTTAGCCAGCAATTAACCGCAAGTTTCGCCCTACGCCCCGAATTACGTCAACTTGCCCAAGCAGAGACACTTGTTTGTCGTTGCGAAGATGTGAGATTGGCGCAATTGCAAAACCAACCAAGCTGGCGCAGCGCCAAACTACAAACTCGCTGCGGCATGGGCATCTGTCAAGGGCGGGTGTGTGGTGGGGCAACTCAATATTTATTCGGTTGGAGTCAAGATAGCGTGCGATTTCCAATTCATTCGGTCAGCGTCGCCGATTTAGTTATGGAGTCAGTATGA
- a CDS encoding dihydrodipicolinate synthase family protein — protein sequence MSMWHGVIPAITTRFNHDGSVDHGFLAEHCAWMLDAGCVGIVPLGSLGEGATLSTAEKQAILQTCVKVAGSNPVIPGIAALSTAEACQMAQIAAAEGCSGLMVLPPYLYSTDWREMQAHMSAVISATELPVMIYNNPVAYRTDFVPSQIAELAQRHANVQAVKESSTDVRRVTAIRAELGQRLEILVGVDDAIVEGIAAGAVGWIAGLVNAFPHESVELFQLAQAVTAGHGDRARLEALYAWFLPLLRLDTVPKFVQLIKLTQAMVGMGSETVRAPRLELVGAEREAAVSVIEQALARRQELWP from the coding sequence ATGAGCATGTGGCATGGAGTTATTCCGGCAATCACCACCCGTTTTAATCACGATGGTAGCGTTGATCATGGATTTTTGGCCGAGCACTGTGCTTGGATGTTGGATGCTGGCTGTGTTGGAATCGTGCCGCTTGGCTCGTTGGGCGAGGGCGCAACCCTCAGCACCGCCGAAAAACAGGCAATTTTACAAACCTGTGTCAAGGTGGCTGGCTCGAATCCGGTCATTCCAGGTATTGCAGCGCTCTCAACTGCCGAAGCCTGCCAGATGGCCCAAATCGCCGCAGCCGAAGGCTGCTCAGGCCTGATGGTACTGCCGCCTTATCTCTACTCGACCGATTGGCGCGAAATGCAAGCCCATATGAGCGCCGTAATCAGCGCCACCGAGCTACCCGTGATGATCTACAACAATCCCGTGGCCTATCGCACCGATTTTGTGCCCAGCCAAATTGCTGAATTAGCCCAACGCCATGCCAATGTGCAAGCAGTCAAGGAATCGAGCACCGATGTGCGGCGGGTGACGGCGATTCGGGCCGAGCTTGGTCAACGCCTCGAAATTTTAGTTGGAGTTGATGATGCAATCGTTGAGGGCATCGCTGCTGGGGCAGTTGGCTGGATCGCAGGCTTGGTCAACGCTTTTCCGCACGAATCGGTTGAACTATTTCAACTAGCCCAAGCTGTCACTGCAGGCCATGGCGACCGCGCCCGACTCGAAGCGCTGTATGCCTGGTTCTTGCCATTGTTGCGGCTCGACACCGTGCCAAAATTTGTTCAATTGATTAAACTCACGCAGGCGATGGTTGGCATGGGCAGCGAAACCGTGCGAGCACCACGGCTTGAGTTAGTTGGAGCCGAGCGTGAAGCTGCCGTCAGCGTGATTGAGCAAGCTTTGGCTCGGCGGCAGGAGTTATGGCCATGA
- a CDS encoding aldehyde dehydrogenase (NADP(+)), whose amino-acid sequence MKPILINGEWQIGDYVGSFHATNPTTTQAFAPEYPISGRGDLELALSAGVAASRELAQSSPEQRANFLEGYADLIEAKRQELSAIAHSETGLPIEPRLNSVELPRTVNQLRQAAQAVRNHTWELATIDSKANIRSLYGSLAAPVAIFGPNNFPFAYNAIAGSDFASAIAAGNAVIAKGHPSHPATTELLAELAHQAVLAAGLPAASVQLLYGLPDELGLALVSHPLIGAIGFTGSRRAGLALKAAADQAGKAIYLEMSSINPVVMLAGAVTERAEALAAEFAGSCTLGAGQFCTNPGLLILDHSAASADFIEATKAHFSQHPSLTLLNHGVLAGLEQGIEHLQDAGAQVLVGGHVLDDGYRYANSLLYVAGNSFLANPQALSHEVFGPVSLIVECADQAEVLRVLDCLEGNLTGSIYSSSNGADEAFYQIVAERLRSKVGRLLNDKMPTGVAVSSAMNHGGPYPATGHAGWTAVGFPATIRRFAALHCYDNVRESRLPSILQNANPQGIWRLVDGQWSNASIG is encoded by the coding sequence ATGAAACCAATTTTAATCAACGGCGAATGGCAAATTGGCGATTATGTTGGTAGTTTTCATGCGACCAACCCAACCACCACCCAAGCTTTTGCGCCTGAATATCCGATTTCGGGGCGCGGCGATTTAGAATTAGCCTTGAGCGCTGGGGTTGCCGCCTCGCGTGAGCTAGCCCAAAGTAGCCCTGAGCAACGTGCCAACTTTCTCGAAGGCTACGCCGATTTGATCGAGGCCAAGCGCCAAGAACTCAGCGCAATCGCCCATAGCGAAACTGGCCTGCCAATCGAGCCACGGTTGAACAGCGTCGAACTACCACGCACGGTCAATCAATTGCGCCAAGCGGCTCAAGCAGTGCGCAACCACACTTGGGAGCTGGCAACAATCGACAGCAAAGCCAATATTCGCTCGCTATATGGCAGTTTGGCAGCACCAGTCGCCATTTTTGGGCCGAATAATTTCCCGTTTGCCTATAATGCGATTGCGGGCAGCGATTTTGCCTCGGCGATTGCTGCGGGGAATGCAGTAATCGCCAAAGGCCACCCGAGCCACCCAGCCACCACCGAATTACTGGCCGAATTAGCACATCAGGCAGTATTGGCGGCTGGTTTGCCTGCAGCGAGTGTGCAATTGCTGTATGGCTTGCCCGATGAATTAGGCTTGGCGTTGGTCAGTCATCCTTTAATTGGGGCGATTGGCTTTACTGGCTCGCGCCGAGCGGGGTTGGCGCTCAAGGCCGCCGCCGATCAAGCAGGCAAAGCCATTTACCTAGAAATGTCGAGCATCAATCCTGTTGTGATGTTAGCTGGGGCCGTGACTGAGCGGGCCGAAGCGCTGGCCGCCGAATTTGCTGGCTCGTGTACCTTGGGCGCTGGTCAATTTTGCACCAACCCTGGCTTATTAATTTTGGATCACTCAGCGGCCAGTGCTGATTTTATCGAAGCTACCAAGGCCCATTTTAGCCAACACCCTAGCCTGACCCTGCTCAACCATGGCGTTCTGGCTGGGCTTGAACAGGGCATCGAGCATTTGCAAGATGCTGGGGCGCAAGTGCTGGTTGGTGGGCATGTGTTGGATGATGGTTATCGTTATGCCAATAGCTTGCTCTATGTTGCGGGCAATAGCTTTCTGGCCAATCCCCAAGCACTCAGCCATGAAGTCTTTGGGCCAGTCAGTTTGATTGTTGAATGCGCCGACCAAGCCGAGGTGTTGCGGGTGCTCGATTGTCTTGAGGGCAATTTGACAGGCAGCATCTATAGCAGCAGCAACGGGGCGGATGAAGCGTTCTATCAAATTGTTGCCGAGCGCTTACGCTCCAAAGTTGGGCGTTTGCTCAACGACAAAATGCCCACGGGCGTGGCGGTCAGCTCAGCCATGAACCATGGCGGGCCGTATCCAGCCACAGGCCATGCAGGCTGGACGGCAGTTGGCTTTCCCGCGACAATTCGGCGGTTTGCCGCGCTGCACTGCTACGACAACGTGCGCGAATCGCGCTTGCCAAGCATTCTGCAAAACGCTAATCCTCAGGGAATTTGGCGCTTGGTTGATGGCCAGTGGAGTAATGCTAGCATTGGTTAG
- a CDS encoding ATP-binding protein, which translates to MSAFPLREFASTAQASVDSGPQFPNEPTSIDETGLGMGFIADLVLKVIYFNGTISAQRISEQTCLPYLNVIDKVLQFLKMSEYVDIVGAEQGFGERAYQYVTTLQGSRKVNEVLERSQYAGPAPVPLASYIEMVNRQSIGGMTINQQRIREAFKDLVINEEMLDKIGPAANSARSLFLYGPPGNGKTTIAEGISRIMGGSVMLPYAVEIDGQVIKLYDPLNHSILTKPEMRQDDTPAPFGAVATTVPPAPDRRWLHCKRPRVMVGGELILEQLELIFDPISKVYEAPYQMKANGGLFLIDDFGRQRCRPEELLNRWIVPLEKKIDFLALQTGKKIEIPFDVLIVFSTNLDPKGLVDDAFLRRIRHKIEVANPTPNEYRDIFRIVCKAKGVPYSDDGLRYLIQEHYFKVNRELRCCHPRDLLDQVLDEAKYRGQQPQMNKELLDRACEAYFVKM; encoded by the coding sequence ATGTCTGCGTTTCCTTTACGTGAATTTGCTTCGACTGCTCAAGCATCCGTTGATAGTGGGCCACAATTTCCCAACGAACCAACGTCAATTGACGAAACTGGGCTTGGGATGGGTTTTATTGCCGATCTTGTTCTTAAAGTTATTTATTTCAATGGCACCATTAGCGCCCAGCGGATTTCTGAACAAACCTGCCTACCCTACCTCAACGTCATCGACAAAGTATTACAATTTCTCAAAATGAGTGAATATGTCGATATTGTTGGGGCTGAACAAGGCTTCGGTGAACGAGCATATCAATATGTCACCACACTTCAAGGCTCGCGCAAAGTCAACGAAGTATTAGAGCGCTCACAGTATGCTGGCCCAGCCCCTGTGCCGCTAGCTTCCTACATCGAGATGGTCAATCGGCAGTCTATCGGCGGCATGACTATCAATCAACAACGCATCCGCGAAGCCTTCAAAGATCTGGTGATCAACGAAGAAATGCTAGATAAAATTGGCCCTGCTGCCAACTCTGCCCGCTCGTTATTCCTGTATGGACCACCAGGTAATGGCAAAACCACCATCGCCGAAGGCATCTCGCGAATTATGGGTGGCTCGGTCATGTTGCCCTATGCAGTTGAAATCGATGGTCAAGTGATCAAGCTCTATGATCCACTTAACCATAGCATTTTAACCAAGCCCGAAATGCGCCAAGATGATACGCCCGCCCCCTTCGGCGCGGTTGCTACGACTGTGCCACCTGCACCCGATCGGCGTTGGCTCCACTGCAAGCGCCCACGAGTGATGGTTGGGGGCGAATTGATTTTGGAACAACTAGAATTAATTTTCGATCCAATTTCCAAAGTCTACGAAGCACCCTACCAAATGAAAGCCAATGGTGGCTTGTTTCTGATCGACGACTTTGGGCGGCAACGCTGTCGGCCTGAAGAATTGTTGAACCGTTGGATTGTGCCACTCGAAAAGAAAATCGACTTTTTGGCCCTGCAAACTGGCAAAAAGATCGAAATTCCCTTTGATGTGTTGATCGTCTTTTCGACCAACCTTGATCCCAAGGGCTTGGTTGATGATGCCTTCTTGCGGCGGATTCGCCATAAAATCGAGGTTGCCAACCCAACTCCCAACGAATATCGCGATATCTTCCGAATCGTTTGCAAAGCCAAAGGCGTGCCCTACAGCGATGATGGCTTGCGCTATTTGATTCAGGAACATTATTTCAAAGTTAACCGTGAGTTGCGCTGCTGTCACCCACGCGATTTACTTGATCAAGTGCTTGATGAAGCCAAATACCGTGGTCAACAGCCCCAAATGAATAAAGAACTTTTGGATCGGGCTTGCGAAGCCTATTTTGTCAAAATGTAG
- a CDS encoding CpaF family protein, protein MSLLKRLGSTPTSPEPTPPAQPVQPMAGEQPMPEYRSSSLTPLSPPPPPAPSSPPMPGGNLSALAGSSSGLSGGTINTSGFLVLADRDAHRKMLELSLWIVDKIQASVGSQTQLQRNEDSERLIQERFTTFVRQSSTNLDQDGTKLLYQMVLDELFGFGPLEQLIRDDTITEIMVNSATVVYVEQKGKLTLSPVIFASEDHVLKVIDRIIRPLGRRVDRKWPMVDARLPDGSRVNAIIPPCAIDGSSLSIRKFSKKKLQVSDLINYGSMTKEMADFLNACVVSAMNLIVSGGTGSGKTTLLNVLSNFIPDHYRICTIEDSAELQLGKDHVIRLESKPADVDGSGLVTIRDLVKNSLRMRPDRIVVGEIRDGAALDLLQAMNTGHDGSMSTVHANTPRDAIRRLETLALMSGLDLPVAVIREQIASAVHVIVQQARLRDGSRKVVAVTEVQGMESGQVVLQDIFIFEDQGTAPDGKVLGVLRPTGTRPRFTPVLEAKGFKLPPSIFGATFPGMRR, encoded by the coding sequence ATGTCACTTCTCAAACGTCTTGGAAGCACGCCAACAAGCCCAGAGCCAACTCCTCCTGCTCAGCCAGTTCAACCAATGGCTGGCGAACAACCAATGCCTGAATATCGCTCATCATCGTTAACGCCACTGAGCCCGCCACCACCACCAGCACCATCATCGCCACCAATGCCTGGTGGCAACCTGAGTGCTTTGGCTGGCTCTAGCTCTGGGTTAAGTGGCGGTACGATCAACACTAGTGGCTTTTTAGTGCTCGCTGATCGTGATGCCCATCGCAAAATGCTCGAGCTTTCGCTCTGGATTGTCGATAAAATTCAGGCTTCGGTCGGCTCGCAAACCCAACTACAACGCAACGAAGATTCCGAGCGCCTGATTCAAGAGCGCTTTACCACGTTTGTGCGTCAATCGAGCACCAATCTCGACCAAGATGGCACCAAATTGCTCTATCAAATGGTGCTCGACGAATTATTTGGCTTCGGGCCACTTGAGCAACTGATTCGCGACGATACAATTACTGAAATTATGGTCAACAGCGCCACGGTGGTGTACGTTGAGCAAAAAGGGAAATTAACCCTTTCGCCAGTCATTTTCGCCTCGGAAGACCATGTGCTCAAAGTGATCGACCGGATTATTCGACCACTTGGGCGGCGGGTTGACCGCAAATGGCCTATGGTCGATGCCCGTTTGCCTGATGGTTCGCGGGTCAATGCCATCATCCCGCCTTGTGCAATCGATGGCTCATCGCTGAGTATTCGTAAATTCTCCAAGAAAAAACTCCAAGTCAGCGATTTGATCAATTATGGCTCGATGACCAAAGAAATGGCCGACTTCCTGAATGCTTGTGTGGTCAGCGCCATGAACTTGATCGTCTCGGGCGGTACTGGTTCGGGTAAAACGACGCTCTTGAACGTGCTTTCCAACTTTATTCCCGATCACTACCGAATTTGTACGATTGAAGACTCAGCCGAACTGCAACTTGGTAAAGATCACGTTATTCGGCTTGAATCCAAGCCTGCCGATGTTGATGGCTCGGGCTTGGTCACCATTCGCGACCTTGTGAAGAACTCGCTGCGGATGCGCCCCGACCGCATCGTGGTCGGGGAAATTCGCGACGGCGCGGCGCTCGACTTGCTCCAAGCGATGAACACTGGCCACGACGGCTCAATGTCCACTGTCCACGCCAACACCCCACGCGACGCAATTCGCCGTTTGGAAACCTTGGCGTTGATGTCGGGGCTTGATTTACCAGTCGCGGTTATTCGCGAACAAATTGCTTCGGCGGTGCACGTGATTGTGCAGCAAGCCCGTTTGCGTGACGGCTCACGGAAAGTTGTGGCGGTAACTGAGGTTCAAGGTATGGAAAGCGGTCAGGTCGTGCTACAAGATATCTTCATCTTTGAAGACCAAGGCACTGCGCCCGATGGCAAAGTGCTAGGTGTGCTGCGGCCAACTGGCACACGCCCACGCTTTACCCCAGTGCTCGAAGCCAAAGGCTTCAAATTGCCTCCATCAATCTTCGGCGCAACCTTCCCCGGCATGCGGCGCTAA
- a CDS encoding GNAT family N-acetyltransferase, protein MQAVAQYLKRPATLDDIPAATALINRCSIEEANVIEIDEAELGVEWQDSHFNLATDSLTIWDGETLIGVVGVFSDEPYVHGYGWTRVHSDYAADNIQPQLLDWLDQRVSQNIAKAPSDAAVSIYHSALSTNHVVAQNLSNHGYNLVRHFWRMVIELADYTPQPVQLPEGLIIRPYDPATELPALIHAVRDSFRDHWGYVESPFEQDLKQWQEMIAREPNYDPSLFFIACDGDQIAGVAMCWKHITEDPKMGWVGTLGVCRPWRRKGLAKALLYHAFNEFSNRGQARVGLAVDSSSLTGATKVYADVGMKPVRQFDRYQKVLRPGIELGTETAEA, encoded by the coding sequence ATGCAAGCAGTAGCCCAATATCTTAAACGTCCAGCAACCTTGGACGATATTCCAGCAGCAACCGCATTAATTAATCGTTGCTCAATAGAAGAAGCCAACGTGATCGAAATTGATGAAGCTGAGTTAGGGGTGGAATGGCAGGATTCTCATTTTAACCTCGCCACGGATAGTCTGACGATTTGGGATGGCGAAACATTAATCGGCGTAGTTGGGGTATTTAGCGACGAACCATACGTCCATGGCTATGGCTGGACACGGGTGCATAGCGATTATGCCGCCGACAATATTCAACCACAATTGTTGGATTGGCTCGATCAGCGCGTCAGCCAAAATATTGCCAAAGCCCCAAGTGATGCTGCGGTTAGTATTTACCATAGTGCACTCAGCACCAATCACGTAGTCGCCCAGAACCTGAGCAATCATGGCTACAATCTGGTACGCCATTTCTGGCGTATGGTGATTGAGTTGGCTGATTACACACCGCAGCCCGTGCAATTACCCGAAGGTTTGATTATTCGGCCATACGATCCAGCAACCGAATTGCCAGCCCTAATTCATGCAGTCCGCGATTCGTTTCGCGATCACTGGGGTTATGTCGAATCGCCATTTGAACAAGACCTCAAACAATGGCAAGAGATGATTGCCCGTGAACCAAATTATGATCCGAGTCTCTTTTTCATAGCCTGCGATGGCGACCAAATTGCAGGGGTTGCCATGTGTTGGAAGCACATCACCGAAGACCCCAAGATGGGTTGGGTTGGCACGCTAGGAGTTTGTCGGCCATGGCGACGTAAAGGCTTAGCTAAAGCCTTGCTCTACCACGCCTTCAACGAATTTAGCAACCGTGGCCAAGCGCGAGTTGGTTTAGCGGTCGATTCCTCAAGCCTGACCGGCGCAACCAAAGTCTATGCTGATGTTGGAATGAAACCAGTGCGTCAGTTTGACCGCTATCAAAAAGTGCTACGACCTGGCATCGAACTGGGCACTGAAACCGCCGAAGCCTAA
- a CDS encoding YciI family protein, with the protein MAHFMLEITYTVPLEQIETKLAEHRAFLQTGYDQGWLLCSGPQNPRIGGIVIARAPSLAALQALFANDPYQIANFADYRFVEFNPVKFQPWLEDWVNGSVE; encoded by the coding sequence ATGGCCCATTTTATGCTAGAAATTACCTATACCGTGCCGCTTGAGCAAATTGAAACTAAATTAGCCGAGCATCGGGCATTTTTGCAAACAGGCTACGATCAAGGCTGGTTGCTCTGTTCTGGCCCGCAAAATCCGCGCATCGGCGGGATTGTAATTGCCCGCGCACCATCACTTGCAGCCTTGCAAGCCTTATTTGCCAATGATCCCTATCAGATTGCCAATTTTGCTGATTATCGTTTTGTTGAGTTTAATCCGGTTAAATTTCAACCATGGCTCGAAGATTGGGTCAACGGCAGCGTTGAGTAA
- a CDS encoding isoaspartyl peptidase/L-asparaginase, protein MIALIVHGGAWNMPDDQVEAHKQGCLAALAAGWAVLAQGGTALDAVEAAVRVLEDDPTFDAGVGSFLNAIGEVELDAGIMDGSSMRAGSVAAVQRVRHPISVARQVLESDYVLIVGNGAEQFAIEHGAELCDPAELVVERERQRWQEQQANPQYKGRDAFHSAHDTVGAVALDSFGTIAAATSTGGIPNKLPGRVGDSPLVGSGLYADNETGGCSTTGWGESIMKVCLAKSVTDQLRTATPHEAAKANIAFLERRVQGLAGCIVLNAQGEFGWAHNTPRMAFAYQRGDEPAVAAVHADEPLLND, encoded by the coding sequence ATGATCGCCCTGATTGTCCATGGTGGGGCTTGGAATATGCCTGATGATCAAGTTGAGGCTCACAAACAAGGCTGTTTGGCAGCACTAGCGGCTGGTTGGGCTGTGTTGGCGCAAGGGGGAACTGCGCTTGATGCAGTTGAGGCAGCGGTGCGGGTGCTCGAAGATGACCCGACATTTGATGCTGGGGTGGGTTCGTTTCTCAATGCGATTGGCGAAGTTGAATTGGATGCAGGGATTATGGATGGGTCAAGTATGCGGGCTGGCTCGGTTGCCGCAGTCCAACGGGTGCGCCATCCGATTAGTGTTGCTCGTCAAGTGCTCGAAAGCGATTATGTCTTGATTGTGGGCAATGGTGCTGAACAATTTGCGATCGAGCATGGCGCGGAGTTGTGCGATCCGGCGGAGTTAGTGGTGGAGCGCGAGCGCCAGCGCTGGCAAGAGCAGCAGGCCAATCCCCAATATAAAGGCCGCGATGCCTTTCATTCGGCACATGATACAGTTGGGGCGGTGGCGCTCGATAGTTTTGGCACAATTGCCGCAGCTACTTCAACTGGCGGGATTCCCAATAAATTGCCGGGGCGGGTTGGCGATTCGCCCTTGGTGGGCAGTGGCTTGTATGCCGATAATGAAACTGGCGGTTGCTCAACGACTGGTTGGGGTGAATCGATTATGAAGGTTTGTCTTGCCAAAAGCGTGACTGATCAGTTGCGGACTGCTACCCCGCATGAGGCAGCCAAGGCCAATATCGCCTTTTTGGAACGGCGGGTGCAAGGCTTGGCGGGCTGTATCGTGTTGAATGCCCAAGGCGAATTTGGCTGGGCGCATAATACGCCGCGCATGGCCTTTGCCTATCAACGTGGCGATGAGCCAGCGGTGGCAGCGGTGCATGCCGATGAGCCATTGTTGAACGATTAA
- a CDS encoding class I SAM-dependent methyltransferase: protein MDEQRMWWEELFQIHEFATYSDVAASLTNNEVDFLEMILNLTPDMRVLDLACGNGRHLLGLARRGYHVDGVELATPLVNQLSAQITAEQLPARVIAGDMRKLDDLGMYDVVLIMNSSLGFFSDFEHQQLLNDLADHLVPQGRLVLQCINPYQISSYMQHYRRGWHQVGPGYVLRESHFSPTTGTIETAYRYIEPDGGQAVHPGERIRLYTFPEWQQQVQRAGLRLQAVFGDAVLPIVPFDETSQWQILMAMK from the coding sequence ATGGATGAACAGCGGATGTGGTGGGAAGAATTGTTTCAAATTCACGAGTTTGCGACCTATTCCGACGTTGCCGCAAGCCTCACCAACAATGAAGTTGATTTTCTGGAAATGATTTTGAATTTAACCCCCGATATGCGCGTTTTGGATTTGGCGTGTGGCAATGGGCGGCATTTGCTGGGCCTAGCGCGGCGTGGCTATCACGTTGATGGAGTTGAATTAGCAACGCCGTTGGTGAATCAGCTTAGCGCCCAAATCACTGCTGAGCAATTGCCTGCCCGGGTGATTGCAGGCGATATGCGCAAACTTGACGATTTGGGTATGTACGATGTGGTGCTGATTATGAATAGCTCATTGGGCTTTTTCAGCGATTTTGAGCATCAGCAACTGCTGAATGATTTGGCTGATCACCTTGTGCCGCAGGGACGGCTGGTGTTGCAATGCATTAATCCTTATCAAATTAGTAGCTATATGCAGCACTATCGGCGCGGTTGGCATCAAGTTGGGCCGGGCTATGTGCTACGTGAATCGCACTTTAGCCCAACCACCGGCACAATCGAAACTGCCTATCGCTATATTGAGCCAGATGGTGGCCAAGCCGTGCACCCAGGCGAGCGCATTCGTTTGTATACCTTCCCTGAATGGCAGCAACAGGTACAACGAGCTGGGTTGCGCTTGCAAGCAGTCTTTGGCGATGCGGTCTTGCCAATCGTGCCATTCGATGAAACCAGCCAATGGCAAATTTTGATGGCGATGAAGTAG
- a CDS encoding STAS domain-containing protein, producing MLPETLIQQMSHGWVHAPIASLIYHRSGRAELLNLAGMELLQYQPEEAALAQQHYNLHRDPSLQAPLTKSAIASAFEGKKTRIGELDYELLNVHARPSGKHIVARLNLAPLRVEAKTGEYIVAFFTDITPQVTMRRELDSRKHEIQQAEQQQEALRAEIEARSAPVVPVLPGILVLPLVGAIDSRRAEYVLNCLLEAASEHSADTLLLDVTGIPVVDTAVANYLLQAIKALKLLGTDTIVVGISPEIAQTLVQLGLRLEDITTRADLQSGLQTALRRQGQIILARS from the coding sequence ATGTTGCCAGAAACACTTATCCAACAGATGAGCCATGGCTGGGTTCACGCCCCGATTGCCTCGCTGATTTATCATCGCAGTGGCCGCGCCGAATTGCTCAACCTTGCCGGAATGGAGTTATTGCAATATCAACCGGAAGAGGCTGCCCTAGCTCAACAACATTATAATCTGCATCGAGACCCTTCACTCCAAGCGCCGCTCACCAAAAGTGCTATTGCCTCGGCCTTTGAGGGCAAAAAAACCCGCATCGGCGAGTTGGATTATGAGTTGCTGAATGTGCATGCGCGGCCTTCTGGTAAACATATTGTGGCACGACTCAATCTGGCTCCACTACGGGTCGAAGCCAAAACAGGCGAGTATATTGTGGCATTTTTTACCGATATCACGCCCCAAGTGACTATGCGCCGCGAACTCGATAGCCGCAAGCACGAAATTCAACAGGCGGAGCAACAACAAGAAGCGCTGCGGGCCGAAATCGAAGCCCGTTCAGCGCCAGTTGTGCCAGTGTTGCCAGGCATTTTGGTGCTGCCCTTGGTTGGTGCGATCGATTCACGCCGCGCCGAATATGTGCTGAATTGTTTGCTCGAAGCTGCCTCCGAGCATAGCGCCGATACGCTCTTGCTCGATGTTACGGGCATTCCGGTGGTCGATACGGCTGTGGCAAATTATCTGCTGCAGGCGATCAAAGCGCTCAAATTGCTTGGCACCGACACCATTGTGGTTGGCATTAGCCCTGAAATTGCCCAAACCTTGGTGCAATTGGGCCTACGGCTGGAAGATATAACCACTCGCGCCGATTTGCAAAGTGGCTTGCAGACCGCCCTTCGTCGCCAAGGCCAAATTATTCTTGCTCGTTCGTGA